In a genomic window of Bacteroidota bacterium:
- a CDS encoding M23 family metallopeptidase, with amino-acid sequence MQADERLPFTAIFPPDAKMPAFNLSVANPYRSWRYEYKFEWRGAEGYGGEHDDTYQYGMPYATGTSHRVVQAFNGKFSHQGKNAIDWGMSEGTHIHAAREGLVIYVEASNNKGGPEEKFREFVNYILIRHPDGTIGGYYHLQQNGNAVQIGDRVARGQLIGYSGSTGYASGPHLHFEVYYRNKKVDKRTIPIRFDNGQASGILLQEGTRYRASN; translated from the coding sequence ATGCAAGCCGACGAGCGCCTTCCTTTTACTGCCATTTTCCCGCCAGATGCCAAAATGCCGGCGTTCAACCTATCGGTAGCAAATCCGTATCGCTCCTGGCGATATGAGTACAAGTTTGAATGGCGCGGCGCGGAAGGATATGGCGGTGAACATGACGATACCTACCAATATGGCATGCCTTACGCCACTGGCACGTCACACCGTGTAGTGCAGGCCTTCAACGGAAAATTTAGTCACCAGGGCAAAAATGCCATCGACTGGGGCATGTCGGAAGGCACGCACATCCACGCGGCACGTGAAGGACTGGTTATTTATGTAGAGGCTTCAAACAACAAGGGTGGCCCGGAGGAGAAATTTCGTGAGTTTGTGAACTATATTCTCATCCGGCACCCAGATGGCACCATTGGGGGGTACTACCACCTGCAGCAAAATGGCAACGCCGTTCAAATTGGTGACCGAGTAGCCCGCGGACAATTAATTGGGTACTCAGGCAGTACAGGGTATGCATCGGGACCCCATCTGCATTTTGAAGTCTATTATCGCAACAAGAAGGTTGACAAACGCACCATCCCCATTAGATTTGACAACGGCCAGGCATCAGGTATTTTATTACAAGAAGGCACACGTTACCGGGCCAGCAACTAG